Below is a window of Zygosaccharomyces rouxii strain CBS732 chromosome C complete sequence DNA.
AGGTAAGTTGCCAGAAAGGAACACACGGGCACGTTTTTCTCCCGAAGAAACCAGTAGTTGGAACAGACATTAAAACCTGGAGAATCTCACACTTCCCATACCCCCATATACTCCATAAACAAGTCCCGTCTAcagttttttttttcacctctCCTAAATCTCCGCCTACTTGCTCGAGGATATAATTTTGCCATGCCGCTGCAGCAGCAACTGGCTATGGTGCCACTTTTGTTATCATATCCGACAGTGATTCTTTCTAATGACCTCATACtaccaattgaattggGTTTCCGTCGGATATTGATTTTACCTTTATTTTCAGCAACTACTTCGACTGCAGTTGCTTGTGCTTTTAAACCGGGCTTGCCTTCACAAGCGGTCTTTTTTCTATGGGCGGTAGCGTTTCTTCTGTTCGAGTTGGCGCTTCTATTGGGTCCCGTACAAGCCTCTTCTTTATTTCTAATGGTTACCGAATTGGTCTTGGCGGTTGATGCTGAAGGTGGTCGTAGATCGCGCTTATCTACCATGGGGAAGCAGTTAGTACCGTTGCCATTGATTAGTGTTGCCATTGCCTGGGCTAGAGGGCGCAACTATAAAGCATTATTGACACCTTGTTTGGCATATTTAGCTCTCACAGCGGTGGTAATAGTAGCGTATCCAAGAGCTACTGCTCTATTAAAGACCGCTAaaagacaacaacaacgacaagaacaagaacaagaacaagagcaagaacagcagcagcaacagcaacagcaacagcagcaagAAACGTTCCAACATCATCATGATGAAGCACCAATAAAGAGTGTAAGAGTTAAATCTACAGTTATACCATTAGTGacatttgcattttttcTGGGATTATACCTTTTATCATCTTTACAACCATTAATGGTATTTGTCTTTATCGGCTGTTTGGCGATTTTCTTCCTTTCATTATCAGATGTAATTGGAGAACAGGGGCCTGATTTCGTCTTACAACATTGGATTGTTTGTGCTGTTGGTATTTCAGCAGCCATTTTACAATACCTTTCATTTAACGCTGTATCTGCATCAATAACTGGTGATCTTTTAACTGGTATTTTTGTCGCATTGTGTGAATTTATATCACAGCGTATTattggattttcttcaactaCCGCTGCTGCTTCAAATAATTCCGCCAGTGGTCAAGATTCCTCTTATAAGCATCCgcattctcatcatcacgCTCATGCACATGAACAAAGCGTTCTGTCACAAGTAGCTCATGATCCTGGTACTAGATCTATCTTTTCATTCTTATTGCTCAACACAACTTTTATGTTTGTGCAATTGCTCTACTCATTTAGGTCTAGGTCTTTGGGACTTTTGTCAGATTCATTACACATGGCTCTAGATTGTACCTCATTGCTGTTGGGTCTCGTTGCTGGTGTACTTGCCAAGAGACCGCCAAGCGATAAATACCCATTGGGACTAGGTCATTTGGAGACTTTGGCAGGTTTTACCAATGGTGTACTTCTCTTGGGGATTGTATGTGGAATCTTTGTGGAAGCCTTTTCTCGTTTACTTCATCCAACCGCTGTACAAGAAACGAGTGAATTGTTAGTGGTTGCCACACTGGGGCTCGTGGTTAACTTGTTTGGACTATTGGCATTTGACCATGGTGGTCATGCTGAGGATTCAAATAATGAAAACATGAGAGGGATATTCTTACACATCTTGGCAGACACATTGGGATCTGTTGGTGTTATCGTGTCCACTATACTCATCAAGATAACTAAATTTCATATATTTGATCCCATCGCCTCCATATTCATTGGGTCTTTGATTCTGTTAAGTGCTATTCCTTTACTAAAGTCCA
It encodes the following:
- the MSC2 gene encoding metal cation transporter MSC2 (similar to uniprot|Q03455 Saccharomyces cerevisiae YDR205W MSC2 Member of the cation diffusion facilitator family localizes to the endoplasmic reticulum and nucleus mutations affect the cellular distribution of zinc and also confer defects in meiotic recombination between homologous chromatids), giving the protein MPLQQQLAMVPLLLSYPTVILSNDLILPIELGFRRILILPLFSATTSTAVACAFKPGLPSQAVFFLWAVAFLLFELALLLGPVQASSLFLMVTELVLAVDAEGGRRSRLSTMGKQLVPLPLISVAIAWARGRNYKALLTPCLAYLALTAVVIVAYPRATALLKTAKRQQQRQEQEQEQEQEQQQQQQQQQQQETFQHHHDEAPIKSVRVKSTVIPLVTFAFFLGLYLLSSLQPLMVFVFIGCLAIFFLSLSDVIGEQGPDFVLQHWIVCAVGISAAILQYLSFNAVSASITGDLLTGIFVALCEFISQRIIGFSSTTAAASNNSASGQDSSYKHPHSHHHAHAHEQSVLSQVAHDPGTRSIFSFLLLNTTFMFVQLLYSFRSRSLGLLSDSLHMALDCTSLLLGLVAGVLAKRPPSDKYPLGLGHLETLAGFTNGVLLLGIVCGIFVEAFSRLLHPTAVQETSELLVVATLGLVVNLFGLLAFDHGGHAEDSNNENMRGIFLHILADTLGSVGVIVSTILIKITKFHIFDPIASIFIGSLILLSAIPLLKSTISSMLLRLDDRKHNLVKTALNQISTTPGITGYTTPRFWPASSEGSAHSHSHSHSHSHSHSHSHQADCDNDHDHHNQKDTCTLVGYIHVQHAEGENSTIIKKRVEKIFQGVGIRAWMQVEPSDSPCWCRARSMAQSVTLQSKANP